One Streptomyces sp. RPA4-2 genomic window carries:
- a CDS encoding MFS transporter, which yields MGLTHTLIDVRPLRTSPVFRRLLIGRTASVLGTMMTMVAVMYQVWQSTHSTVWTGAVGLAQALPLIAFGLFAGSLVDRGDRRRLYLASTAGQAACSALLAVQALAGHPPVPVVLALVAAQSAFGAVGGPAAGTFVPRLLAKDQVAAGLALNQIFFQAMLLAGPALGGLVLGWGGVSVCYLVDAVSFGFSFYAAFGLPPLPPEAEQSRAGLRGVLDGLAFLAGHRVVRGALITDLAATVLSMPMSLFPLINAERFGDDPRMLGLFLSALAVGGVAASALSGSLTRLTHPGPVMLCGAAVWGIALALFGLTTNPWAGLGLLVLAGAGDTVSVISRSTIVQTRTPDALLGRVTAAEQIVGQAGPNLGSLRGGLVAGWTSGTTALVSGGLLCVLAVVAVGASTAELRSAKDTDSEPAGAPAAEPPGAPATG from the coding sequence GTGGGCCTGACGCACACCTTGATCGACGTCCGGCCGCTGCGGACCTCACCCGTCTTCCGCCGGCTGCTGATCGGCCGGACGGCCTCCGTGCTCGGCACCATGATGACGATGGTCGCCGTCATGTACCAGGTCTGGCAGTCCACGCACAGCACGGTGTGGACCGGTGCGGTCGGACTGGCGCAGGCGCTGCCGCTGATCGCGTTCGGACTGTTCGCCGGTTCGCTGGTGGACCGCGGCGACCGGCGGCGGCTGTACCTGGCCTCCACGGCGGGCCAGGCGGCCTGTTCCGCGCTGCTGGCGGTGCAGGCCCTCGCCGGACACCCGCCGGTGCCGGTGGTGCTCGCCCTGGTCGCGGCGCAGTCCGCCTTCGGCGCGGTCGGCGGTCCGGCGGCGGGCACGTTCGTGCCGCGGCTGCTGGCCAAGGACCAGGTGGCGGCCGGGCTGGCCCTCAACCAGATCTTCTTCCAGGCGATGCTGCTGGCGGGCCCGGCGCTCGGCGGTCTCGTCCTGGGCTGGGGAGGCGTGAGCGTCTGCTATCTCGTGGACGCCGTCAGCTTCGGCTTCTCCTTCTACGCCGCGTTCGGGCTGCCGCCGCTGCCGCCCGAGGCCGAGCAGTCACGGGCCGGGCTGCGCGGTGTGCTGGACGGGCTGGCGTTCCTGGCGGGCCACCGGGTGGTACGCGGCGCCCTGATCACCGACCTGGCCGCGACCGTGCTGTCGATGCCGATGAGCCTGTTCCCGCTGATCAACGCCGAACGGTTCGGCGACGACCCGCGCATGCTCGGCCTCTTCCTGTCGGCGCTCGCGGTCGGCGGCGTCGCCGCCTCGGCCCTGTCGGGTTCCCTCACCCGCCTCACCCACCCGGGTCCGGTGATGCTCTGTGGCGCCGCCGTCTGGGGCATCGCCCTCGCCCTCTTCGGTCTGACGACGAACCCATGGGCCGGTCTCGGGCTGCTGGTGCTGGCGGGTGCCGGCGACACCGTGTCCGTCATCTCCCGCAGCACCATCGTCCAGACGCGCACGCCGGACGCGCTGCTCGGCCGGGTCACCGCCGCCGAACAGATCGTCGGCCAGGCGGGCCCCAACCTGGGCAGCCTGCGCGGAGGCCTGGTGGCCGGCTGGACCTCCGGTACGACCGCCCTGGTCAGCGGCGGGCTGCTGTGCGTGCTCGCGGTCGTGGCCGTCGGCGCGAGTACGGCCGAACTCCGAAGCGCGAAGGACACCGACTCCGAGCCGGCCGGCGCCCCGGCCGCTGAGCCACCCGGCGCCCCGGCCACCGGCTGA
- the hemC gene encoding hydroxymethylbilane synthase has translation MSAPELIRIVSRDSPMALAQVERVRAELSAIHPEIRTEVVPVKTTGDKWMGDLSKVEGKGAFTKEVDAALLAGEADLAVHCVKDIPADRPLPAGTMFAAFLARDDIRDALIHPAGLTLDELPQGTRIGTSSVRRVAQLAASHPHLECVPFRGNANRRLEKLAAGEADALLLAVSGLERIGRADVISEVLSPETMMPPIGAGILALQCREGDTDVIETISDLGDPDTHREATAERMFLHVLQGHCNSPIAGWAKVDRGGELSLRACVFTPDGKTVLHAHEWAGRLDAATLGTSVAVALLRQGARELIDGIPH, from the coding sequence ATGTCGGCCCCGGAACTGATCCGTATCGTCTCCCGCGACTCCCCCATGGCCTTGGCCCAAGTGGAGCGCGTACGCGCCGAGTTGAGCGCGATCCACCCTGAGATCCGCACCGAGGTCGTCCCGGTGAAGACGACCGGCGACAAGTGGATGGGCGACCTGTCCAAGGTCGAGGGCAAGGGCGCGTTCACCAAGGAGGTCGACGCGGCGCTGCTGGCGGGCGAGGCCGACCTCGCGGTGCACTGCGTGAAGGACATCCCCGCGGACCGCCCGCTGCCCGCGGGAACGATGTTCGCCGCCTTCCTCGCCCGGGACGACATCCGCGACGCGCTGATCCACCCCGCCGGGCTCACCCTCGACGAGCTGCCGCAGGGCACCCGGATCGGCACGTCCTCCGTGCGGCGCGTCGCGCAGCTCGCCGCCTCGCACCCGCACCTGGAGTGTGTGCCGTTCCGGGGCAACGCCAACCGCCGGCTGGAGAAGCTGGCGGCGGGTGAGGCGGACGCGCTGCTGCTCGCGGTGTCCGGGCTCGAACGCATCGGCCGCGCGGACGTGATCAGCGAGGTCCTGTCGCCCGAGACGATGATGCCGCCGATCGGCGCGGGCATCCTGGCCCTCCAGTGCCGCGAGGGCGACACGGACGTGATCGAGACGATCAGCGACCTCGGCGACCCGGACACGCACCGCGAGGCCACCGCGGAGCGCATGTTCCTGCATGTCCTGCAGGGCCACTGCAACTCACCGATCGCGGGCTGGGCGAAGGTCGACCGCGGCGGCGAACTGTCGCTGCGCGCCTGCGTGTTCACTCCGGACGGCAAGACGGTCCTGCACGCGCACGAGTGGGCGGGCCGCCTCGACGCCGCGACCCTCGGCACGTCGGTCGCCGTCGCCCTGCTGCGCCAGGGAGCCCGCGAACTGATCGACGGCATCCCGCACTGA
- a CDS encoding EamA family transporter produces the protein MRPAHLCLAVLVAAVWGVNFTVVEIGLGHFPPLLFSALRFLVAALPAVFFVGRPKVAWKWIVAVGLVLGVAKFGLLFIGMDAGMPAGLSSLVLQIQAVFTALIAHVVLGERPTGVRLAGMAVALCGVALAAVDEGTGGPLGAFALVIAAAACWGVSNVLTRKASPPDSLNFMVWVSTVPVLPLLGLSLLTEGPARDLDALRALDWRGAGIVVYVAWITTVLGFGAWGRLLHRYPASTVAPFSLLVPVFGMSSAALFLGEPIGPLRWGAAALLVGGVALTSLAPSRTTRATVRPADGPTRDRIGEPA, from the coding sequence ATGCGACCTGCCCACCTCTGTCTCGCCGTCCTCGTCGCCGCCGTCTGGGGCGTGAACTTCACCGTCGTCGAGATCGGCCTCGGCCACTTCCCGCCCCTGCTCTTCTCGGCACTGCGTTTCCTGGTGGCCGCGCTGCCCGCGGTGTTCTTCGTGGGGCGGCCCAAGGTCGCGTGGAAGTGGATCGTGGCGGTGGGACTCGTCCTGGGCGTCGCCAAGTTCGGACTGCTCTTCATCGGCATGGACGCCGGGATGCCGGCCGGCCTGTCGTCCCTCGTCCTCCAGATCCAGGCGGTCTTCACGGCGCTCATCGCCCATGTCGTCCTGGGTGAACGGCCCACCGGCGTCCGGCTCGCGGGTATGGCGGTGGCGCTGTGCGGCGTGGCCCTGGCCGCCGTGGACGAGGGCACCGGCGGCCCTCTCGGCGCCTTCGCCCTGGTGATCGCGGCGGCCGCCTGCTGGGGCGTGTCCAACGTCCTCACCCGCAAGGCGTCCCCGCCCGACTCCCTCAACTTCATGGTGTGGGTGAGCACCGTCCCCGTACTGCCGCTGCTGGGCCTCTCGCTGCTGACGGAGGGCCCGGCCCGAGACCTCGACGCGCTGCGCGCCCTCGACTGGCGGGGCGCGGGAATCGTGGTCTACGTCGCCTGGATCACGACCGTCCTCGGCTTCGGGGCATGGGGCCGGCTGCTGCACCGCTACCCCGCGTCCACGGTCGCGCCCTTCTCCCTCCTGGTCCCGGTCTTCGGCATGTCGTCGGCGGCCCTGTTCCTGGGCGAGCCGATCGGCCCACTGCGCTGGGGAGCGGCGGCGCTGCTGGTGGGAGGGGTGGCCCTGACCTCGCTGGCACCCTCGCGGACGACCCGCGCGACGGTCCGTCCGGCGGACGGGCCGACGCGGGACCGGATCGGGGAGCCGGCATGA
- a CDS encoding LysR family transcriptional regulator: protein MLDLQRLRALHAVSVHGTVGAAAAALGYTPSAVSQQIAKLERETRTVLLERRGRGVRLTEQALQLASTAQQLMAIVERAETELEERRGVPAGRLDLAAFASAARGLLPAVLADLAVRHPALDTRLTEVDPHLSVDLVAKGAVDVAVAHDWDIARLPAPPGVEQAVIGDDLCDLLVPAGHPLAGRVSVRREELAGERWICQPPGRVCHDWLVRTLRAAGCEPHIVHQADENPTLVALVAAGLGVALIPRLGRGALPDGVVEVPLDPMPVRRLYALWRTGAARRPAIAETVRTLRSHWASASRHDAP, encoded by the coding sequence GTGCTCGATCTCCAGCGGCTGCGTGCCCTGCACGCCGTCTCCGTGCACGGCACGGTCGGCGCCGCCGCGGCCGCGCTCGGGTACACGCCCTCCGCCGTGTCCCAGCAGATCGCCAAGTTGGAGCGGGAGACCAGGACCGTACTGCTCGAACGGCGCGGACGCGGTGTGCGGCTCACCGAACAGGCCCTTCAACTGGCTTCCACGGCACAGCAGTTGATGGCCATCGTGGAGCGGGCCGAGACCGAACTCGAGGAGCGTCGCGGAGTGCCCGCGGGCCGGCTGGACCTCGCCGCCTTCGCCAGTGCGGCACGCGGGCTGCTGCCCGCCGTACTGGCCGATCTGGCCGTCCGGCATCCGGCCCTCGACACCCGGCTCACCGAGGTCGACCCGCATCTCTCCGTCGACCTGGTCGCCAAGGGCGCCGTCGACGTGGCCGTCGCGCACGACTGGGACATCGCGCGGCTCCCCGCCCCGCCGGGCGTGGAGCAGGCGGTGATCGGGGACGACCTCTGCGACCTCCTCGTGCCCGCCGGGCATCCCCTCGCCGGGCGGGTGTCCGTGCGGCGGGAGGAGCTGGCCGGCGAGCGATGGATCTGCCAGCCGCCCGGGCGGGTGTGCCACGACTGGCTGGTGCGCACCCTGCGTGCGGCGGGCTGCGAGCCGCACATCGTCCATCAGGCGGACGAGAACCCGACCCTCGTCGCCCTGGTCGCGGCCGGGCTCGGGGTCGCGCTCATCCCCCGGCTCGGGCGCGGCGCGCTTCCCGACGGGGTGGTGGAGGTGCCGCTCGACCCGATGCCCGTACGACGGCTGTACGCGCTGTGGCGCACCGGCGCGGCGCGGCGTCCTGCCATCGCGGAGACGGTCCGTACGCTCCGGTCCCACTGGGCCTCGGCGTCCCGGCACGACGCCCCGTGA
- a CDS encoding glycoside hydrolase family 3 protein has product MRDSSTGSTAQPSRRTVLAATAGTTAALALGTDPARAAGGHHDETSLRALISRMTLEEKVGQLFVMRVYGHSATAPDQADIDANLAELGVRTAAELIARYRVGGIIYFTWAHNTRDPHQIAALSNGIQRVSLAQPRGLPVLISTDQEHGIVARVGKPATLFPGAMALGAGRSREDARTVGRLGGAELRALGIRQDYSPVADVNVNPANPVIGVRSFGADPDAVAHLVTAEVEGYRGAGVAATSKHFPGHGDTAVDSHFGFPVITHSRELWSDLDAVPFRAAIRAGIDSIMTAHIMVPALDPAGDPATLSHPILTGILREELGYDGVVVTDSLGMEGVRTKYGDDRVPVLALKAGVDQLLNPPSIDVAWHAVLDAVRGGELTEARLDESLLRVLRLKARLGLLENPYVSDGGVDRSVGTAAHLRAADRIAERTTTLLVNQRGLLPLSRRTHRNVLVVGADPASPSGTDGPPTTVLATALTALGFTATALSTGTTPTGAAIDGAVAAAAGADAVVVGTYNVTAASSQRTLVDRLVATGVPVVVIAIRNPYDVAHLPSADAHLAAYSWTDVELRAAARVIAGRVKPRGRLPVAVQRADDPAQVLYPIGYGLTY; this is encoded by the coding sequence GTGCGCGACTCCAGCACGGGAAGCACCGCACAACCGTCCAGACGTACGGTTCTCGCCGCCACCGCCGGAACCACCGCCGCTCTCGCCCTGGGCACGGACCCCGCCCGAGCCGCCGGGGGCCACCATGACGAAACGTCACTCCGCGCCCTGATCTCCCGCATGACGCTGGAGGAGAAGGTCGGCCAGCTCTTCGTGATGCGGGTGTACGGTCACTCGGCCACCGCCCCCGACCAGGCGGACATCGACGCCAACCTCGCGGAACTCGGCGTCAGAACGGCCGCCGAGCTGATCGCCCGCTACCGCGTCGGCGGCATCATCTACTTCACCTGGGCCCACAACACCCGCGACCCGCACCAGATCGCGGCCCTGTCCAACGGTATCCAGCGGGTCTCCCTGGCCCAGCCGCGCGGCCTGCCCGTGCTGATCTCCACCGACCAGGAGCACGGCATAGTGGCCCGGGTCGGCAAGCCCGCGACGCTCTTCCCGGGCGCGATGGCGCTGGGCGCGGGCCGCTCACGGGAGGACGCCCGCACCGTGGGGAGGCTCGGCGGGGCCGAACTGCGCGCGCTCGGCATCCGGCAGGACTACTCCCCGGTCGCCGACGTGAACGTCAACCCGGCCAACCCGGTCATCGGCGTGCGCTCCTTCGGCGCCGACCCGGACGCGGTGGCCCATCTGGTGACGGCCGAGGTGGAGGGATACCGCGGCGCGGGCGTGGCCGCCACCTCCAAGCACTTCCCGGGGCACGGCGACACGGCCGTGGACAGTCACTTCGGCTTCCCGGTCATCACACACAGCCGTGAGCTGTGGTCGGACCTCGACGCCGTGCCCTTCCGTGCCGCGATCCGGGCCGGCATCGACTCGATCATGACCGCCCACATCATGGTCCCGGCGCTCGACCCGGCCGGCGACCCGGCCACGCTCTCCCACCCCATCCTCACCGGCATCCTGCGCGAGGAACTCGGCTACGACGGTGTGGTGGTGACGGACTCGCTCGGCATGGAGGGCGTGCGGACGAAGTACGGCGACGACCGCGTCCCCGTGCTGGCCCTGAAGGCCGGCGTCGACCAGCTCCTCAACCCGCCGTCCATCGACGTCGCCTGGCACGCCGTGCTCGACGCGGTGCGCGGCGGCGAGCTGACCGAGGCCCGCCTCGACGAGTCGCTCCTGCGCGTCCTGCGCCTCAAGGCGAGGCTCGGGCTGCTGGAGAACCCGTACGTCAGCGACGGCGGGGTCGACCGCTCGGTCGGCACCGCGGCCCACCTCAGGGCGGCCGACCGGATCGCCGAACGCACGACGACCCTGCTGGTCAACCAGCGGGGCCTGCTGCCGCTCTCCCGCCGTACGCACAGGAACGTGCTCGTCGTGGGCGCCGACCCCGCCTCGCCCTCCGGCACCGACGGCCCGCCCACCACCGTCCTCGCGACCGCGCTGACCGCGCTGGGCTTCACGGCCACGGCGCTGTCCACGGGGACGACGCCCACCGGGGCGGCCATCGACGGCGCGGTCGCGGCCGCCGCGGGAGCGGACGCCGTGGTCGTCGGGACGTACAACGTCACGGCGGCGAGTTCCCAGCGGACGCTCGTCGACCGGCTGGTCGCCACCGGCGTGCCGGTCGTCGTGATCGCCATCCGCAATCCGTACGACGTGGCTCACCTTCCGTCCGCCGACGCCCACTTGGCCGCATACTCCTGGACAGACGTCGAACTGCGGGCCGCCGCACGGGTGATCGCCGGCCGGGTCAAGCCGCGGGGCAGGCTTCCGGTCGCGGTCCAGCGGGCGGACGACCCTGCTCAGGTGCTGTATCCGATCGGGTACGGATTGACGTATTAG
- a CDS encoding S28 family serine protease, protein MRKALRWLLALTVLIGTLSTAGAATAAQPEATTGTTGTTTQDIKDRLLAIPGMSLIEEKPYTGYRFFVLGYTQPIDHRHPSRGTFQQRITVLHKDTARPTVFYTGGYNVSTTPSRREPTQIVDGNQVSMEYRFFTPSRPEPADWSKLDIWQAASDQHRIFEALKPIYHQRWISTGGSKGGMTATYYERFYPRDMDGVVAYVAPNDVVNDEDSAYDRFFRNVGTKECRDKLDAVQREALVRRKPLEKKYAQYAADNGYTFTTIGSLDKAYEAVVLDYVWGFWQYSLLADCATIPADAPHATDDAIWDSVDTISGFSAYTDQGLETYTPYYYQAGTQLGAPTIHFPYIEKKLIRYGYQPPRNFVPRSIPMTFQRSAMRDVDTWVAHHAHHMLYVYGQNDPWGAERFRLGRGARDAYVFTAPGLNHGANVAGLVPDEKALATARILQWAGVASAAVQADPSAARPLAGFDARLDRRDIEREPALRP, encoded by the coding sequence ATGCGCAAGGCGCTCAGATGGCTGCTGGCGCTCACCGTGCTCATAGGCACGCTGAGCACGGCCGGGGCGGCCACCGCCGCCCAGCCGGAGGCCACCACCGGCACCACCGGCACCACCACGCAGGACATCAAGGACCGTCTCCTCGCGATACCGGGCATGAGCCTGATCGAGGAGAAGCCGTACACCGGCTACCGCTTCTTCGTCCTCGGCTACACCCAGCCGATCGACCACAGGCACCCGTCCAGGGGAACGTTCCAGCAGCGCATCACGGTGCTGCACAAGGACACCGCGCGCCCGACGGTCTTCTACACCGGCGGCTACAACGTCTCCACGACCCCGAGCCGCCGCGAGCCGACCCAGATCGTGGACGGCAACCAGGTCTCGATGGAGTACCGCTTCTTCACCCCGTCCCGCCCCGAGCCGGCCGACTGGTCCAAGCTCGACATCTGGCAGGCGGCCAGCGACCAGCACCGCATCTTCGAGGCCCTCAAGCCGATCTACCACCAGAGGTGGATCTCGACGGGCGGCTCCAAGGGCGGCATGACCGCCACGTACTACGAGCGCTTCTACCCGCGCGACATGGACGGTGTGGTCGCCTACGTCGCCCCCAACGACGTGGTGAACGACGAGGACTCGGCGTACGACCGCTTCTTCAGGAACGTCGGCACCAAGGAGTGCCGCGACAAGCTGGACGCGGTGCAGCGCGAGGCGCTGGTGCGCCGGAAGCCGCTGGAGAAGAAGTACGCCCAGTACGCCGCCGACAACGGCTACACCTTCACCACGATCGGCAGCCTGGACAAGGCGTACGAGGCCGTCGTCCTCGACTACGTGTGGGGCTTCTGGCAGTACAGCCTGCTGGCCGACTGCGCCACGATCCCCGCCGACGCGCCGCACGCCACGGACGACGCGATCTGGGACTCCGTCGACACCATCTCCGGTTTCTCGGCCTACACCGACCAGGGCCTGGAGACGTACACGCCCTACTACTACCAGGCGGGCACACAGCTCGGCGCGCCCACGATCCACTTCCCGTACATCGAGAAGAAGCTGATCCGCTACGGCTACCAGCCGCCGCGGAACTTCGTGCCGCGCTCCATCCCGATGACGTTCCAGCGGTCGGCGATGCGGGACGTGGACACATGGGTCGCGCACCACGCCCACCACATGCTCTACGTCTACGGCCAGAACGACCCGTGGGGCGCGGAGCGCTTCCGCCTCGGCAGGGGCGCCCGTGACGCGTACGTCTTCACGGCTCCCGGCCTCAACCACGGTGCCAACGTCGCCGGTCTCGTACCCGACGAGAAGGCGCTCGCGACGGCCCGCATCCTGCAATGGGCCGGCGTCGCCTCCGCGGCCGTCCAGGCCGACCCGTCGGCGGCCCGGCCGCTGGCCGGATTCGACGCGAGGCTCGACCGGCGCGACATCGAGCGCGAGCCCGCGCTGCGCCCGTAA